In the Quercus lobata isolate SW786 chromosome 5, ValleyOak3.0 Primary Assembly, whole genome shotgun sequence genome, one interval contains:
- the LOC115989539 gene encoding putative disease resistance protein At3g14460 produces the protein MDKETVIQLWIAQGLIQSSNKNQQLEDVGDEYFKDLLWRSFFEEVETYKGLRYKMHDLILDLAEAIAGEECRLVNIDGKNINEKNRHVSCPFSIDSSFTETLRLLVKAVKLRTFLLTYNEHESGGLDESMLKTIILSFKSLCALDLHALNIKSIPNSIGKLIHLKYLDVSFNWDIETLPDSVTTLLNLQVLKLYNCRGLKELPKKFRELVNLKHLYNHGCDNLSHMPCGLGQMTSLQTLQLFIVSTSSHTGGLGELKKLNLQGTLEISHLERLKEANSESIVVNLREKQHLEKLILKWHHQDQVDNNEDEKLLEDLQPHQNLKHLEVHQYKGVKFSSWFSSHTNLVDLRIESCKRCRYLPPLSHLPSLKSLWLDMMNDLEYISDNDMSKEVPASSTTLSTPFFPSLKSLTIQECPNLKGWWGTTGRDLVATASASTPDHQQDQSHNSLPLFPLLSSLWIINCPKMTSMPLFPNLEESLFLKNVSLKPLQETMSVSSSSLSSSSPLSKLNKMTLDSIEDIESLPAEWALYSLKELQIRNCPRLTSMSGAVRNLTSLCSLSIVNCEEFDPFRDMHDDGMEWRCLNCLRDLWFKGIPKLKSLPVGLQCISTLKELTISNCPNLMTLPELTSLEYLWICRCEPNLTSLLEISCLTSLRWLGIEDLPNLITFPESIRNPISLEKLYIYDCPNLTTLPDDGFLTSLQKLEIYCCPRLVEKYKNKIEKDFPNLEIEWI, from the coding sequence ATGGACAAGGAAACAGTGATACAACTATGGATAGCACAAGGGCTTATCCAAtcatcaaacaaaaatcaacaaTTAGAGGATGTTGGTGATGAGTATTTCAAGGATTTACTTTGGAGGTCCTTCTTTGAGGAAGTAGAGACTTACAAAGGCTTAAGATACAAGATGCATGATTTAATTCTTGATCTTGCGGAAGCTATTGCAGGTGAGGAGTGCAGGCTCGTTAATATTGatggaaaaaatattaatgaaaaaaatcgTCATGTATCATGTCCATTTTCTATTGACTCATCTTTTACTGAAACTTTAAGGTTGTTGGTTAAAGCAGTCAAGCTACGTACATTTCTTTTAACATATAATGAGCATGAATCTGGTGGCTTGGATGAGTCAATGTTGAAAACAATTATTTTGAGTTTCAAGAGCTTGTGTGCATTAGATTTACATGCACTGAACATTAAATCAATACCAAATTCTATAGGGAAGTTAATACATCTAAAGTATCTTGATGTATCTTTTAATTGGGATATTGAAACTCTCCCTGATTCAGTTACTACATTGTTGAATTTGCAAGTACTAAAACTTTATAATTGTAGAGGTCTCAAAGAATTACCCAAAAAGTTTAGAGAATTGGTTAACCTCAAACATCTTTATAATCATGGTTGTGATAATTTGAGTCATATGCCTTGTGGATTAGGGCAAATGACTTCACTTCAAACATTACAATTATTCATTGTGAGCACCTCCTCCCACACTGGTGGATTAGGCGAATTGAAGAAGCTAAACCTGCAAGGAACATTAGAGATCTCACATTTGGAACGGTTGAAAGAAGCTAACTCAGAATCCATTGTTGTGAATTTAAGGGAGAAGCAACATCTTGAAAAACTGATATTAAAATGGCATCATCAAGATCAAGTAGATAATAATGAAGATGAGAAGTTATTAGAAGACCTCCAGCCACACCAAAATCTCAAACATTTGGAAGTGCATCAGTACAAGGGTGTGAAATTTTCAAGTTGGTTCTCTTCTCACACAAATCTTGTTGATTTAAGGATAGAGAGTTGTAAGAGATGCCGATATCTGCCACCGTTGTCTCATCTCCCCTCTTTAAAATCTCTATGGCTTGATATGATGAATGATTTGGAGTACATATCCGATAATGATATGAGTAAAGAGGTGCCTGCTTCATCCACAACATTATCAACACCGTTCTTCCCATCTTTAAAGTCACTCACAATACAGGAATGTCCTAATTTGAAGGGATGGTGGGGGACAACAGGGAGGGATTTAGTTGCAACAGCATCCGCATCAACACCAGATCATCAACAAGATCAGTCTCACAACTCACTGCCTTtatttcctcttctttcttctttgtggATTATTAATTGCCCTAAAATGACTTCCATGCCCCTGTTTCCCAATCTCGAAGAATCTCTATTTTTAAAGAATGTCAGTTTGAAGCCTTTGCAAGAGACAATGTCAGTTTCCTCCTCTTCATtatcctcttcttctcctctctccaaattaaataaaatgacttTGGATTCTATAGAAGATATAGAGTCTCTTCCGGCTGAGTGGGCACTATATTCTCTCAAGGAACTACAAATTCGGAATTGCCCTAGACTAACATCTATGTCTGGAGCGGTGCGTAATCTCACCTCCCTCTGTTCGCTATCAATTGTCAATTGCGAGGAGTTCGATCCATTCAGAGACATGCATGATGATGGCATGGAATGGCGATGCCTCAATTGTCTCCGTGATTTATGGTTCAAAGGCATTCCGAAACTGAAGTCTCTCCCTGTGGGTCTTCAATGTATTTCCACCCTAAAAGAGCTCACCATTTCAAACTGTCCCAATTTAATGACTTTGCCGGAGCTCACCTCACTTGAATATCTTTGGATTTGTAGATGCGAGCCAAATCTGACATCACTTCTTGAGATTAGTTGTCTCACTTCTTTACGGTGGCTGGGGATTGAAGACTTACCCAATTTGATTACTTTCCCCGAATCAATTAGGAATCCAATCTCACTTGAAAAACTTTACATTTACGACTGTCCCAATCTCACAACACTACCTGATGATGGTTTTCTCACGTCTTTACAAAAACTGGAAATTTATTGTTGTCCCCGGTTAgtggaaaaatacaaaaataaaattgaaaaggatTTCCCTAATTTGGAAATCGAATGGATTTGA